Within the Salvia hispanica cultivar TCC Black 2014 chromosome 4, UniMelb_Shisp_WGS_1.0, whole genome shotgun sequence genome, the region tataggagtactatatattcaTATCTGAACAAATAAGTGGTGGGTGCTGACTGGTGGTAAAACATGCATGATTACTTTCATTGAGAGTTGGCAAGTCCACTCAATTCAGAACTAATGGAAGTGTGCAAATGTCTCTAGCTAGTGGCAGCAACTGGCTTTCAAGAACTCTTCTTATTCAACTTCTATTGTTCTGAGACAAGGCTGACTAAACTCTTACGTAAATGAAAACCCTTGGTTGAGGGACTTGAAATAGATGCACACAAAATACTGCATCTATTCTCGAGTAGGCCATACTACACCTCCAGCTGTATCACAGTGTCACATTTCGTATTCCACGTGATATCATCTGCATTGACAATTAGTGATGCTTGTTGAGCTGAGGGTAGTATAGCTGATATATTTTTCCCTGACCAGATGAGATACATGGAGAAACTGTGTTTGATGATGTCTACTCTCTTAAATGTCACCTTAATCAAGGAGAAGTTaatctagaaaaaaaatcctacccgaagcaaataataatttattttttatttactgaTGAAGAAATGAATGTGTTTTCAGATTCTTGAAAGCTAGAAACTTCGACCCTCACAAAACCCTTCATATGTGGGAAGAAATGTTGAAGTGGAGGAAAGAGAATGGAGTAGACTCTATTCTTCAGGTATTGTTCTCATTTTCTGGTTTACCCACATTGCTAGGAAAGTTCATTATACCCACCTTTTAGACTTCCAACATCCATTTCCCATCGGATATGGGACATTGCATACTGtgttgaaatttcaaatatcaTTCTTCATACCATCCATATAAATGTATTGTTTCAACTTTATCTGCAGGATTTTGTCTATGAAGAGTTTGAAGAAGTTCAGCACTATTATCCTCATGGTTTCCATGGTATTGATAAAGGAGGGCGGCCTTTGTATATTGAAAGACTAGGAAAAATAGAACCGAACAAGCTTATGAGTGTCACAACTGTGGATAGGTTCTTAAAACATCATGTTAAAGGTTTTGAAATAACTTTTGTAGAAAAGTTCCCAGCATGTTCTATAGCAGCCAAACGGCATATTGATTCAACAACGACGATTCTGGATGTACAGGGCCTGGTCTGTTCCAAACTAGATGTTTTAAGCTTTTGGTTGCTCTATTATATGTCTATCATGCTTAGATTATTTTGTCAATGTTTATCATTTGATCTAAATGTGAACATCTGATGCAGAACTGGATGAGTTTTGGGAAGGTTGCACATGATCTAGTTATGCGCATGCATAGAATAGATGGAAGCAACTATCCTGAGGTATCTCAGCTGCCATTTGTTCAACAGAGAGGCGATTCTTCTGTTAATGGTTTATGTCGAACTAATATACTATTCTTGTATGTTCACAGACTCTACATCATATGTACATAGTAAATGCTGGTGGTGGATTCAAGTGTCTGTGGAATTGGGCTAAAGGCCTTCTTGATCCAAGGACCACAATGAAAATTACTGTAAAGGATCCACATCTTTCTAGAACTAAATATGTTTTGGGGTAGAATTTTAGAatgtcaatttattatttaccGAAGGTTACTCTGTTACAGGTTCTAGGGACTAAATTTCAAGATAAGCTATTGGAAGTGATAGATGCTAGGTGAGAACCTCTCTCTGGTAGAGCAAAttttgtagtaacatttatGTATTTAACTTTCTCCTCACACAGTCAATTACCCAATTTTCTTGGAGGTTCCTGCTCATGCCCGAATCAAGGTGGTTGTCTTAGATCTGAGAAGGGCCCCTGGAAAAATCCACAACTGATGAAGGTGTGAATTTGTTCATACCTTcagttatatatataaattgtttattGTGCTGCATCAGTTTCCCATTATCAACTTTGCACTTAATTAGAGCTATCTAACTAATTGCAGCTGGTTCACACATTACTGAATGGCGAGTCAATTTATCCGAGAAAGATGAGCTTTTATGACAATGATGATATTGAAACTAAGCTAATTGACAAGGTAAAATGATTTggatatattatttattctacaTCTTTTCCTTATACAAGtgaaaaataacactacaATTGTTCTTCTAACAGGGCTTAAGAAgtgatatttttcatgttgGTTTTTCTGAAAAGGATGATTTTGAGATGCAGCTGATTGATATGAAGGTAACAAAGTACATAACATCTTAGTCACCCTCATGAGTTATGATTTGTGATAGCGTATCCATTACTTCTTGTTCACGTGCTTAGCTAATTGTTCTGCATCCGTTGGTTTAAATTCCATCACTTGCATTTCTAGAGAACTTCTAGCAAAGTTTGTTTGGAGGCTGGAAGTTCTAATTCATCTTTTATTATACTTTCAtaataagcaaaataaaatcttcTTAGTAAAACATCATTCACACGTATCCCTCTCCTTCTTGATCTTGCAGCAGGAAACAACGTCGCTAGGAGAACAATATAAAGTAGGCGCTGGAGATGAAAATCATTGTCCACCAAGTAAGTAACCATATCATTTTTGCTCAGTTTATTTTTGCATGAATGAGTAGGGAATACGGAGCATGCATATTTAAGTAAATTATGAGAAGATTAAGGTTTAAACTCTAAACATCACCACTATAAAGACCAAAGCTCACAACAGTATAAATCcgtatataaaatttgtcagaatgatttaaaaaggaaaggagAATTTTACCTGTTAATGTGAAAGACATGAATTATGTATCACCATTATTCTTATTTATCCCCTGCCAGAATTGACCACATTGGCCCCAGAACAAAGGGCACAGAAGGGATTGATCTTTGCCAAGGTGACAGATGTACTGTTGAGATTTCTAGCATGCGTTTGTT harbors:
- the LOC125222990 gene encoding phosphatidylinositol/phosphatidylcholine transfer protein SFH9-like isoform X2, with the protein product MQVQLLVKEMAMVHEDDRGRRSDLEIIPAVDKRRRRMRSLRRKAMTRGTSSLKNSRTNHVLHCHFASISTEEFPDEEEEKAVNAFRQVLFERDLLPAQQDDFHTLLRFLKARNFDPHKTLHMWEEMLKWRKENGVDSILQDFVYEEFEEVQHYYPHGFHGIDKGGRPLYIERLGKIEPNKLMSVTTVDRFLKHHVKGFEITFVEKFPACSIAAKRHIDSTTTILDVQGLNWMSFGKVAHDLVMRMHRIDGSNYPETLHHMYIVNAGGGFKCLWNWAKGLLDPRTTMKITVTLLQVLGTKFQDKLLEVIDASQLPNFLGGSCSCPNQGGCLRSEKGPWKNPQLMKLVHTLLNGESIYPRKMSFYDNDDIETKLIDKGLRSDIFHVGFSEKDDFEMQLIDMKETTSLGEQYKVGAGDENHCPPKLTTLAPEQRAQKGLIFAKVTDVLLRFLACVCFLFEGLFRIFFKTQNTEMLKETNPTTRLPNSVSPDEQGICGSPEGLIHPCWQKLQHLENLVNELTKRPAKIPPEKDEILLESMNRIKSIEHDLLKTRKALLATTSKQVELSESLQTLKEINLKGSGRFWVRSSKSLPRAT
- the LOC125222990 gene encoding phosphatidylinositol/phosphatidylcholine transfer protein SFH9-like isoform X4, producing the protein MAMVHEDDRGRRSDLEIIPAVDKRRRRMRSLRRKAMTRGTSSLKNSRTNHVLHCHFASISTEEFPDEEEEKAVNAFRQVLFERDLLPAQQDDFHTLLRFLKARNFDPHKTLHMWEEMLKWRKENGVDSILQDFVYEEFEEVQHYYPHGFHGIDKGGRPLYIERLGKIEPNKLMSVTTVDRFLKHHVKGFEITFVEKFPACSIAAKRHIDSTTTILDVQGLNWMSFGKVAHDLVMRMHRIDGSNYPETLHHMYIVNAGGGFKCLWNWAKGLLDPRTTMKITVTLLQVLGTKFQDKLLEVIDASQLPNFLGGSCSCPNQGGCLRSEKGPWKNPQLMKLVHTLLNGESIYPRKMSFYDNDDIETKLIDKGLRSDIFHVGFSEKDDFEMQLIDMKQETTSLGEQYKVGAGDENHCPPKLTTLAPEQRAQKGLIFAKVTDVLLRFLACVCFLFEGLFRIFFKTQNTEMLKETNPTTRLPNSVSPDEQGICGSPEGLIHPCWQKLQHLENLVNELTKRPAKIPPEKDEILLESMNRIKSIEHDLLKTRKALLATTSKQVELSESLQTLKEINLKGSGRFWVRSSKSLPRAT
- the LOC125222990 gene encoding phosphatidylinositol/phosphatidylcholine transfer protein SFH9-like isoform X1, which translates into the protein MQVQLLVKEMAMVHEDDRGRRSDLEIIPAVDKRRRRMRSLRRKAMTRGTSSLKNSRTNHVLHCHFASISTEEFPDEEEEKAVNAFRQVLFERDLLPAQQDDFHTLLRFLKARNFDPHKTLHMWEEMLKWRKENGVDSILQDFVYEEFEEVQHYYPHGFHGIDKGGRPLYIERLGKIEPNKLMSVTTVDRFLKHHVKGFEITFVEKFPACSIAAKRHIDSTTTILDVQGLNWMSFGKVAHDLVMRMHRIDGSNYPETLHHMYIVNAGGGFKCLWNWAKGLLDPRTTMKITVTLLQVLGTKFQDKLLEVIDASQLPNFLGGSCSCPNQGGCLRSEKGPWKNPQLMKLVHTLLNGESIYPRKMSFYDNDDIETKLIDKGLRSDIFHVGFSEKDDFEMQLIDMKQETTSLGEQYKVGAGDENHCPPKLTTLAPEQRAQKGLIFAKVTDVLLRFLACVCFLFEGLFRIFFKTQNTEMLKETNPTTRLPNSVSPDEQGICGSPEGLIHPCWQKLQHLENLVNELTKRPAKIPPEKDEILLESMNRIKSIEHDLLKTRKALLATTSKQVELSESLQTLKEINLKGSGRFWVRSSKSLPRAT
- the LOC125222990 gene encoding phosphatidylinositol/phosphatidylcholine transfer protein SFH9-like isoform X3; this translates as MQVQLLVKEMAMVHEDDRGRRSDLEIIPAVDKRRRRMRSLRRKAMTRGTSSLKNSRTNHVLHCHFASISTEEFPDEEEEKAVNAFRQVLFERDLLPAQQDDFHTLLRFLKARNFDPHKTLHMWEEMLKWRKENGVDSILQDFVYEEFEEVQHYYPHGFHGIDKGGRPLYIERLGKIEPNKLMSVTTVDRFLKHHVKGFEITFVEKFPACSIAAKRHIDSTTTILDVQGLNWMSFGKVAHDLVMRMHRIDGSNYPETLHHMYIVNAGGGFKCLWNWAKGLLDPRTTMKITVLGTKFQDKLLEVIDASQLPNFLGGSCSCPNQGGCLRSEKGPWKNPQLMKLVHTLLNGESIYPRKMSFYDNDDIETKLIDKGLRSDIFHVGFSEKDDFEMQLIDMKQETTSLGEQYKVGAGDENHCPPKLTTLAPEQRAQKGLIFAKVTDVLLRFLACVCFLFEGLFRIFFKTQNTEMLKETNPTTRLPNSVSPDEQGICGSPEGLIHPCWQKLQHLENLVNELTKRPAKIPPEKDEILLESMNRIKSIEHDLLKTRKALLATTSKQVELSESLQTLKEINLKGSGRFWVRSSKSLPRAT
- the LOC125222990 gene encoding phosphatidylinositol/phosphatidylcholine transfer protein SFH9-like isoform X5; this encodes MQVQLLVKEMAMVHEDDRGRRSDLEIIPAVDKRRRRMRSLRRKAMTRGTSSLKNSRTNHVLHCHFASISTEEFPDEEEEKAVNAFRQVLFERDLLPAQQDDFHTLLRFLKARNFDPHKTLHMWEEMLKWRKENGVDSILQDFVYEEFEEVQHYYPHGFHGIDKGGRPLYIERLGKIEPNKLMSVTTVDRFLKHHVKGFEITFVEKFPACSIAAKRHIDSTTTILDVQGLNWMSFGKVAHDLVMRMHRIDGSNYPETLHHMYIVNAGGGFKCLWNWAKGLLDPRTTMKITVTLLQVLGTKFQDKLLEVIDASQLPNFLGGSCSCPNQGGCLRSEKGPWKNPQLMKLVHTLLNGESIYPRKMSFYDNDDIETKLIDKGLRSDIFHVGFSEKDDFEMQLIDMKQETTSLGEQYKVGAGDENHCPPISPDEQGICGSPEGLIHPCWQKLQHLENLVNELTKRPAKIPPEKDEILLESMNRIKSIEHDLLKTRKALLATTSKQVELSESLQTLKEINLKGSGRFWVRSSKSLPRAT